Within the Salvia hispanica cultivar TCC Black 2014 chromosome 4, UniMelb_Shisp_WGS_1.0, whole genome shotgun sequence genome, the region tctAGAAAAACCCGTCCTCACTAATTACTACTTTCATACTActccaaattatattttgagtaCTAGGTTTCTATCTAATCCATAAATCTATAAATAGTTTTGCTtacaacttttaatttttgattttaagaTTTACACTATCGTGAATTGTTCTCTATTCCTAAGCAAACACTATtgagagagataaaagagagaataatagtAACTTAATAAGTAGTACGATTAGAATAAGCAAAGAACAAAAGAATTAGTATTAGAGCTCAATGGCGCTGAAATATGGCACATCTTGATCAAGAATGTTACTTTCAAGATAGCACCATAACTTACAAAATTCCCAACTTtatacacataattttacacacaCTGGTAGGTATTTCCACCCTCAAAAACAACTCTCCAATACTGTAAAAACTTTTCTATGCACTTTTTCCTAATCtgtatctctatattttactaaCACTACTTACACCGACGATCGCCATATCCTCCCTTCGAAGGAGATGATGATAATAGAGACATCGTCGTGGTACCTCCTTCTATCGCCTTGTCTGATATCAAGAAGCTCATGGAACTCCATACCTGCAATGGTTCCACAACGGTTAGATATTGGGACAAAAAATTCACTAGCGTGCTTTCAATAGATGTTTCTTTTGCGCGTTTTTCTTATAGAGACGAGACATACCAGCTTTCTTGGCTGCACGAAACAGGACTTCCTCGACAAGGTGTTGAGCCGGATCCCCCTCTGGGAACATTGCCATGAATGTTTCAACCTCTGAGACAGCCTCTTGATTGGTGAAGTATTGGTAGAGGCCATCGGAAGATAGGATCAAGAACTTGTCTTTCGCCTCTAGCTTGTGGTGGCAGAGAGAAGGTGAGCATATGATGTACGGTGAGGTTCCAACATAGTCGATCCTAAACATCTCTAGAAGTGCATTGTTCCATTTTGGCTGCCGGATCAAGAGAAAGCATGATCAGTATTTTAACCAACGGCTTAGGTTTTCGTTCATGATTGCATTACAGAAACATAAGTCCAAGCCCgatttcaaattcaagaaGCAATCTACATATGGATAAGGCTAGCCAGTCTAATAAAGCTTCAAGACACTCACACAAGTTTGAAATAGAAAGTCTGTTCATCTATTTTGAATGCCAACTAGGCGTTTTCGTTACTTTTTAGATCAAATGCATCAACATAAACATGATATAAGCTGCAAGAAGCatttaacaagaaaaaaaggtGAGAATTTTACATGTTTCAAAAAACCAGCTCCAAATGCCCTTGTCACCTTCAAGGAACCTTTCACTCTATCATTGATGACTGCAGCCGGATCATCAGGATGCGCATTTCTTATCCTCCTCACCTCCTGtatcaacaacaaaaacacGAAACTCAGCACACGAAACACCAACAAAGGCCAAAAGTCCAACCATGATTAGAAAAAACAAGAATCTACCTCTTTAACACAAGTGCCATGATCCATTGTGAGCTGACAAGAACTCAAATGGTGCACATTCTCATACTCATAGCCATAGAGCACCTCCTCACTATCCTTCCTCCCCCTCCCAACACCACAACCATCCTCGTCTCTCTGAGCCAACACCGCCCTACTATCCCCCACATTCATCACATAAACATCGTCTCCCTTCATCACCATCACAAGCACACAAGACCCCATCAAGGCCAGCTCCGGATTCTCCAACAGCATCATATCTGATATCTCCAAATACGAGGCCTCCGTCCTCCTCAACCCCTCAGACAAGGCCTTCAACACCCCCAAATGGTTCACAGGCGCCATGTCCGAACCTGCAATTCCATCCGGCCCTAAATTGCTCAACTTCTCCCTCAACTTCCTGTCAAGATCCACCCTTTCCTTACTGTCCAAGCTCTTGGACATGAATGAAGCACTATTCACTGTATTTTCGCAAGAATTGGCCTTGTCACTCCACAGCAAACCCTTGAGCTCTTTAGACACATTTGAGTAAAGATTGTTCAAGAGGAAATCAGTTGCATCAGGGCCATTGAATCCATCATAGATGCCTACAAAAACCCATCCATGCTCCTCAGAGATGACAACATGAACCCTATCCTCCCCTGCTTTCCCCTGCGCCCAC harbors:
- the LOC125219426 gene encoding probable protein phosphatase 2C 4, whose product is MGNGIGKLTPCFAGDISRRRNDVALCLSEPLDEGLGHSFCYIPPDPLHKIQSLDDPPASQTTTVYRTISGASISANTYTPLSTAYAAASDSIDKASAFESSNFFSSIPLQPIPRNSTATVKSGPILRNSGPISGQIERGFLSGPIERSFISGPLENQYDQQLQRYKPKSNKWALIKNFKRIVSKSIRGFSKELRRNHNQESHHHQNIEPQNHIQTSSSNSGNSSTITSHNLSTDMSLIDENDDVGDESFGSQNLQWAQGKAGEDRVHVVISEEHGWVFVGIYDGFNGPDATDFLLNNLYSNVSKELKGLLWSDKANSCENTVNSASFMSKSLDSKERVDLDRKLREKLSNLGPDGIAGSDMAPVNHLGVLKALSEGLRRTEASYLEISDMMLLENPELALMGSCVLVMVMKGDDVYVMNVGDSRAVLAQRDEDGCGVGRGRKDSEEVLYGYEYENVHHLSSCQLTMDHGTCVKEEVRRIRNAHPDDPAAVINDRVKGSLKVTRAFGAGFLKHPKWNNALLEMFRIDYVGTSPYIICSPSLCHHKLEAKDKFLILSSDGLYQYFTNQEAVSEVETFMAMFPEGDPAQHLVEEVLFRAAKKAGMEFHELLDIRQGDRRRYHDDVSIIIISFEGRIWRSSV